One genomic window of Nakamurella panacisegetis includes the following:
- a CDS encoding ABC transporter ATP-binding protein, with protein MTNSKPTAPTAPANPRTTTTASLKRLLPFARPALPALGASAVAAIVATVCGLTFPLVIQWIIDGPIARRQLGGLWWPAVLLVILGVAEATLFWARRMLATRPTMRVEASMRAALYERLQQLPVSFHDRWPAGQLLSRAVSDLSTIRRFLAFGLVFLVVNLATFVIGVGILITLSWPLGLIVAALAIPLVLLSFQYESRYQILARRSQDQVGDLATVVEESVLGVRILKAFGRSSHLRRSFLRQAGDLRDTELSKSKVISVLWAVIIALPEIALGIALVLGVRQVAAGTLSAGTLVAFFGTAMGLRWPIDSIGWLLAIANDTAAASDRYFEVMDAPVTVTSPDHPIPAPNPSGRLRLKDVRFHFADAAAVDGHPADTLRGIDLDLHPGETVALVGATGSGKTTLSALINRLYDVTGGSIELDGVDIRDLDLDVLRSRVSVAFEEPTLFSASVRENVLMGKPDGSDDEVRAALAVSRADFVDELPWGLDTRIGEQGMSLSGGQRQRLALARAVVAHPSVLVMDDPLSALDIHTEAEVEAGLRSVLAGTTTLVIAHRASTVMLADRVALLQHGRIAAVGTHSELMSTVPAYRDLLASRDDAARAAEVNA; from the coding sequence ATGACGAATTCGAAACCAACTGCCCCGACGGCCCCGGCGAATCCTCGCACCACGACCACGGCGTCATTGAAACGCTTGCTGCCGTTCGCCCGCCCGGCCCTCCCCGCCCTTGGCGCCTCCGCTGTCGCGGCGATCGTGGCAACGGTTTGCGGCCTGACGTTTCCGCTGGTCATCCAGTGGATCATCGACGGCCCGATCGCGCGTCGGCAGCTAGGCGGGCTGTGGTGGCCGGCCGTCTTGCTGGTGATCCTGGGCGTCGCCGAGGCCACCCTCTTCTGGGCCCGGCGCATGCTCGCCACCCGCCCCACCATGCGGGTCGAGGCGTCGATGCGCGCGGCGCTGTACGAGCGCCTGCAGCAACTTCCGGTGTCGTTCCACGACCGCTGGCCGGCCGGCCAGCTGTTGTCCAGGGCCGTGTCCGACCTGTCGACGATCCGACGATTTCTGGCCTTCGGCCTGGTCTTCCTGGTCGTCAACCTGGCCACCTTCGTGATCGGGGTGGGCATCCTGATCACGCTGTCCTGGCCGCTCGGCCTCATCGTCGCCGCGCTGGCCATCCCGTTGGTGTTGTTGTCGTTCCAGTACGAATCGCGCTACCAGATCCTGGCCCGCCGCTCCCAGGACCAGGTGGGCGACCTGGCCACCGTCGTCGAGGAATCGGTCCTGGGCGTCCGCATCCTGAAGGCCTTCGGCCGCAGTTCGCACCTGCGGCGATCGTTCCTGCGGCAGGCCGGCGACCTCCGCGACACGGAACTGTCGAAGTCGAAGGTGATCTCCGTGCTGTGGGCCGTGATCATCGCGCTGCCCGAGATCGCGCTGGGCATCGCCCTCGTCCTCGGGGTTCGGCAGGTGGCCGCCGGCACGCTATCGGCGGGCACGCTGGTCGCCTTCTTCGGTACCGCCATGGGCCTGCGCTGGCCGATCGATTCGATCGGATGGCTGCTGGCCATCGCCAACGACACCGCCGCCGCGTCCGACCGCTACTTCGAGGTGATGGACGCGCCGGTCACCGTCACCTCGCCGGACCACCCGATCCCGGCACCGAACCCTTCCGGGCGGCTCAGGCTCAAGGACGTGCGGTTCCACTTCGCCGACGCGGCCGCCGTGGACGGGCACCCCGCCGACACGCTCCGCGGCATCGACCTGGATCTGCACCCCGGCGAGACGGTGGCCCTGGTCGGGGCGACCGGGTCCGGCAAGACAACCCTGTCAGCCCTGATCAACCGGCTCTACGACGTCACCGGCGGCTCGATCGAGCTGGACGGTGTCGACATCCGCGACCTGGATCTGGATGTGCTGCGCTCCCGTGTCTCGGTCGCCTTCGAGGAACCCACCCTGTTCTCCGCCTCGGTGCGGGAGAACGTGCTGATGGGCAAGCCGGACGGGTCCGATGACGAGGTGCGCGCCGCTCTGGCCGTCTCCCGCGCCGACTTCGTCGACGAGCTGCCGTGGGGCCTGGACACCCGGATCGGAGAGCAGGGGATGTCCTTGTCCGGTGGCCAGCGGCAGCGACTGGCCCTGGCCCGCGCCGTCGTCGCGCACCCGAGCGTGCTGGTGATGGACGATCCGCTCTCGGCGCTCGACATCCACACCGAGGCCGAGGTGGAGGCCGGCCTGCGCTCCGTCCTGGCCGGCACCACCACGCTGGTCATCGCGCACCGGGCGTCCACCGTCATGCTCGCCGACCGGGTCGCGCTGCTGCAGCACGGCCGGATCGCGGCCGTCGGTACGCACTCGGAACTGATGAGTACCGTGCCCGCCTACCGGGATCTGCTGGCCAGCCGGGACGACGCGGCTCGCGCGGCGGAGGTGAACGCATGA